GGCAAGTTCGGTGTCAAGAGCATCCCTGTTATGGGCTGCAAGAAGTTTTGCTCTGTCAGCTTTCGGGAGAGCCCTGAGCTCTGCAGGTGTGGTGGCAGCACATACCTGACACCTGCAGGGCAATTCTGTCAGAGAATCAAGATAGAAACTGCCAGCAGCAGTAAGATAGATATCAGAATAGGCTGCAATCTCTGCCTTTGTGTCATCCATTACATCGATTCCCACATAGGCGAGCATTGCCGCGTTTTCAGGAAGTGCCATGTTTGGCGCATACAGGGCAGTATCCGGAGGGATGCGGTTTTTAAGGTCTATTAAGGTTTCCAGAAACCTGCGAGCGTTATTTTCCAGAGTCCCTGCCCCTTCCAGTATGTAAAGGTCGCTTTTCTGGACCTCTCCACCTGCTCTTAAAAGAGAACCTTTGGGACCTTCATTTTCATCACTTCCATTGCCGGAGGAAGTAAATGTTTCTACTTTTCCAAGTGAATCGGCTGGAATAGCAGGCAGATAAGCCTGATGGGGAAGGATTATGAGAGTTCCTTTTCCTGTCTTCTCACGGATTTTTTTTATACGTGCTTGAAGTTCTTCCCGGTCAACAGTCCAGAGGCTGCCTGCGTCAACAACAGGCCCCGGGTTTTCAAGGTTTCCGAGTGCTGCCGTATGCAGGGCACAGGGAGTGCGGAGTTCGGGAGAGAGCAGAAGTTTTCCTATACGTGCTGCTCCATCTCTATTTTCTATTTCGAAGTACTGTGTCATGTTTGTCCTCTTATGTCTATCAGAATGTAAAGGTTTGCCCTGCACTTTTTTTTGAAAAAGCTTCTGTTTTCTTACTTTTTCTTTTACTTTATCTTCACCTTGTCTGAGAAATTGTAAATTCTTTTTGGATCTCAAATGTATCAGGAGGAAGGAGGATGGTATATTCTTATATATTATTAATATTGATTATCTGCTGCAAATTATCTCTCACTTCTGTCCTAACCGTGACAGAACTTTCTATTTTTCACATCCGAATTCTACATTTGAGGTCTATAATGGATATAACTGAAGAGCTTCGAAAAATCGTTGGCGTGCGGCTCTCGGTCTCGCCTTCTGAACTTTATTGTTATTCTTCTGATGCGTCCCAGGTCAAAGGGATACCTGATTACGTGGTGCGTCCTAAAAGCACCGACGAGGTCAGCCGTATTGTCAGGCTTGCATATGAAAATGAAATTCCCGTAACCGCAAGGGGAGCAGGCACAGGTCTTGCTGGCGGTGCAGTCCCTGTTAGTGGAGGCATTGTGCTGGATATGTCGGGAATGAACCGCATTCTCGAAATCGATATTGACAATATTCAGGTAGTCGTGGAACCCGGAATAATCCAGGATGCACTTAATGACGCTTTAGAACCATACGGCTTTTTCTTTCCCCCTAACCCGGGTAGTTCTGCAATGTGCACTATCGGGGGTATGATTGCTTATAACGCAAGCGGGATGCGCTGCGTCAAATACGGCACAACTAGAAACTATGTCCGCGACCTGGAAGTGGTACTTGCGGATGGAACTGTTATTCACACAGGTTCAAAGATGTTGAAATCAGCTGCAGGCTATGACCTGACCCAGCTTATGATAGGCTCTGAAGGCACGCTCGGAATTGTCACGAAAGCCAGCCTGAAGATCGCCCCTCTCCCAAAGACTCGGAAACTTGTAATCGCTTCCTTTAGAAGTGCTGAGATTGCGGGGCAGGCAGTTGTAAAGACCTTTTCAAACGGGGTCATTCCTTCAGCCTGCGAGATCCTTGACCGGGTTTCCCTGCAGGTGCTTAAGCGTTACGATCCGAAACTTGTGCTCCCTTCGGAGGGCGATGTTATCCTCTTCGAGGTCGACGGTACTGAAAACTCAGCGCGTGAGGCTGCAGAGCAAATAATAGAGGTCTGTTCTCCTCTTGCTATCTCCATAAAGCTTGCTGAAAGTGAAAAGGAAATGGCAGATATCTGGGCAGCCAGAAAACTTGTAGGAGCTGCTGTTTCCCGCCTTGATCCCACGAAAACCAGGATTTATGTCGGAGAAGACGTTGGGGTTCCCATAAAGAAAGTCCCGGAATTGCTCAGAAAGGCACAGGAGATCTCCGAGAAATTCAACCTGCCCGCCATGAAATATGGGCACATAGGAGACGGAAACCTGCACCTTGCCCTTTTCATTGATGTCCTGAATAAAGATGAATGGGACCGCCTTAACCGTGCCGCAGACCTTGTTCACAGGACTGCAATCGAGCTCGGGGGTACGGTCAGTTCCGAGCACGGCGTGGGAGCAGCCAGGGCTGAATATATGGAAGCTCAGTGGGGTCCTGCTCTTGAAGTAATGCGCGCAATCAAGAAGGCCCTTGACCCGAAGGGAATCCTGAATCCGGGA
The genomic region above belongs to Methanosarcina horonobensis HB-1 = JCM 15518 and contains:
- a CDS encoding FAD-binding oxidoreductase encodes the protein MDITEELRKIVGVRLSVSPSELYCYSSDASQVKGIPDYVVRPKSTDEVSRIVRLAYENEIPVTARGAGTGLAGGAVPVSGGIVLDMSGMNRILEIDIDNIQVVVEPGIIQDALNDALEPYGFFFPPNPGSSAMCTIGGMIAYNASGMRCVKYGTTRNYVRDLEVVLADGTVIHTGSKMLKSAAGYDLTQLMIGSEGTLGIVTKASLKIAPLPKTRKLVIASFRSAEIAGQAVVKTFSNGVIPSACEILDRVSLQVLKRYDPKLVLPSEGDVILFEVDGTENSAREAAEQIIEVCSPLAISIKLAESEKEMADIWAARKLVGAAVSRLDPTKTRIYVGEDVGVPIKKVPELLRKAQEISEKFNLPAMKYGHIGDGNLHLALFIDVLNKDEWDRLNRAADLVHRTAIELGGTVSSEHGVGAARAEYMEAQWGPALEVMRAIKKALDPKGILNPGKLGL